The sequence ATCTCCCGAAACTGGAGCAGTGACCATTTATGCAGATGGCGTCAGCAAGCCTCCCTACAGTACTTACGACTTTAAGTACACTGATTATTTCAACTATGGTAATTTCTATACCGGAGAAAGAACCCTTTCTTTCAAAAACAGAAATGCCAATAATTCATTATTGGATACGACGGTGACCCTTGAAGAAAATCAAGTGTACTCTTTTTTCTTTATTGATGGGGAGGATGCCGATATGGGGATCGTACAAGCCGAAGATGACTGGGATTCCCCCGCAGCGGACAAGGCTCTCGTCCGACTGGTAAACCTGTCTCCAGACGCTCCGGCACTGGACCTGTATATCAATGATGAAGAAACTCCTCTTTTTGATGGAGAAGCTTTCAAGAGTGTCACTGATTTTGTGGAGATCGATGCTGACCTGACCACCTTCACCGTGGAAGGTACCGGAGAGATCAGCCTCACTGCAGAAGACCTTGACCTCCGTGCTGAGCGGGTATATACCGTCATCGTAAGAGGTTATGTCAATCCGGAAAGCGGGGCAACATCAGAAAAAAACCTCAGCATTCAGGTTATCAGAAATTACCCCAATTATTAAAATATTGCTAAACCAACACGTTTGATTTTTAAGAGGCTGCTCAAAGGGCAGCCTTTTTTTATGCATGCCACCTCGGCCTTTCGGCCGTGCTCAGGAGCCGGTTCCAAGGCATCACCGGAGAAATGCCCACCATTGACCTTGAATCAGATGAAAAAGGCACCTCAATCGACGTTACTTTTTTCATAAAACCTATCCCGCTTGAAATTACCATCAAATTAAAGGGCTTTTAAGCATTAAACATTTATTTTTGCATCGTCATACAATTTCAAAAAAGCATCACCATGAATTTAAATACGCTGACAGCAGTATCCTCAGTAGACGGAAGATACGGAAGCAAAACCGCTCCCTTGAGAGCTTACTTT comes from Echinicola vietnamensis DSM 17526 and encodes:
- a CDS encoding DUF4397 domain-containing protein, translated to MLTRLNKTNFLTKWKKSLGLLFLALSPLLITSCLDDDEIDYYDGPLAYVSFYHGSPETGAVTIYADGVSKPPYSTYDFKYTDYFNYGNFYTGERTLSFKNRNANNSLLDTTVTLEENQVYSFFFIDGEDADMGIVQAEDDWDSPAADKALVRLVNLSPDAPALDLYINDEETPLFDGEAFKSVTDFVEIDADLTTFTVEGTGEISLTAEDLDLRAERVYTVIVRGYVNPESGATSEKNLSIQVIRNYPNY